CGTGTGGCTGGCAGATGTACAGGGGCCGGGTCACCCCCATATGCTTGAGCGCGATCGAGGTGCATTCGGCACTGACCAGCGCGTCGAAGTCGCGCAGGTCGCGGCGGCTGCGCCATAGCATCGGCAGCTTGGCGAGGCTCGGCCGGCCGATGCAATCGAGTAGGCCAGGCCGCCGCAGCCGCCGTACGTCGACCTTGGCCATCGGGAAATCGCCAAGCAGACTGCGCACTTCCGCCTCCACCGTCGCATCGGCGCAAAAGGCGCTGACCTTCATATTCTCGCGGTGGGAAAGGGCGGCCGCGACCGGCAGGGTGTGCGCGACATGATGAACCCCGCCGACGTACAGGAAGGCGATGCGGCAGGGTTCGTTCATGCCCTGAGCAACGGGCGCAGGCCCGCCGCGGAAGGCTGTCCACCGATCGGAAGCAGCGGCAGTGCCGCATCCTTGGCCAGCGCCAGCAGGCCGCGCGGATGGCGGGCGGCAAGCCGGGCCAGACGGCCGATCCTAGATGGATCCTTCATCACCCGGCGCAGCGCCGCCTTCATCACGATGAGGTCGAACACCGGCTTCAGCGCCGCTTCCTCGTAGCAGTGCCGTGCCCGGTTGGCAGCGCGGATTCGATCGAACCAGCCTTCCGACCAGTCGATCAGTTCGTCGCTGATCTGATTATCGAACGATCCGCCAAGGATGACGTGCTTGCGCAGTTCTGCCTCGTCATGGCTCATCCCCAGCCGCGCCAGCTTGCGCGCACTGATCGCCATCTGCCGATCGATGATCCGCTCGACATTGCTTCGGATGGTCTGGCCGGCGTGGATCCGGCGCGCGATCAGAAACCGCGGCAAATTCTCCGCTCGGTACTGGTCGGTGAAGCGCGCGAACATGTCGACGTCCTCGCACACCGGAAAGGCCGGGTCGTAGGGCACCGCCTTGATTGACTCGGACCGGCCGAAGATGCTGCTCTGCTGGAAGGCAGAGCGGAACAGCAGCAGGGCGCGGATCTCCTCGTGGCATCGGAATGGCACGCGTCCGGCCTTCATCAGGGTGCCGTCGGCGCGGATCTTGCGCGCCGCGCTGCCGATCATGTCGATTCTCGGGTGCCGCTCCAGAAAGTCATGCTGCACCCGCAGGCGCTCGGGATGGCACAGGTCGTCGCTGTCGAGCCAGGCGATATACTTGCCGGTCGCCTCGCCAAGTGCCCGGTTGCGGGCGAGGGGGATGCCCTGGTTGAGCGTGGTCGTGACCAGCCGCAGGCGCGGATCGTCGAAACCCGCGACTACCTCGGCGGTGCCGTCGGTTGATCCGTCGTCGACGACCACGAGTTCGAAATCGCGCAAGGTCTGCTGCAGCACGCTCCGCACCGCCGCACCGATCGTGTGGGCACGATTGTGGACGATGATCAGCACGGAAACGGCAGGCCCAGCCATGGCTGCCGTCTGGCCGAACCCCCGCCGAAGGGCAAGCGTGCCGGCGGCCAGGGGCTGGCGGATGGGGTGGGATTCGAACCCACGGTGAGCTTCCACCCACGGCGGTTTTCAAGACCGCTGCCTTAAACCACTCGGCCACCCATCCACGTACCAACCCGGGTTTGGTCGCGTTCAGCTTGCGCCGCCTAGACCGTTGGGACGGCTTGGCGCAAGGCGGTCTGAACGGCATCGGGCGATGCGCGTTGGTGGTTCATGCACGGGGAGGACAAGGGTAAAGTGGCGTTTCGGTGGAGCACTTCGCTTGTCTGTCTGGCCGCCCTGGCGCTGACCCCGGCGAGCGCAATGCAGGAACGCGATCCGCTCGCGCCGCTGCCGACGACCCCGCCGCAAGCCGCCCCGGTGCCGGTCGCTCCTCGGCCGGGGCCGACGCTACGGCCGGTCTCGACCACCCCCGTGATCCGGTCATCCGGGTTCGAAGCCTATAAGTCGCGGCTTACCACTGCCGCCCGTGCCGCCGGCGTGCGCGAGGCCACCATCGCCGCGGTCATCCCCTATCTGGTCCAGAATTCGCGGGTGATCGCGCTCGACCGCCAGCAGCCGGGCGGACCGCCCAACAGCAGCGTGATCCCGCCGTTCGCGCCCTATCGCGCGCAGCACGTCACGACCGACCTTATCACGCGCGGGTCGGCGCGCTTCCGTTCCTACGGCCCGCAGCTCGCCTGGCTCGAACAGCGCTTCGGGGTCGAGCCGCAGGTGGTGATGGCGATCTTCGGCCACGAGACCAGCTATGGCCGGATCACCGGCAATTTTGATCTGCTCGAAGTGCTTGCGACCCTAGCCTACGAAGGCCGCCGCCGCACCTTCTTCGAGGAGGAGTTCATCGCGGCGCTTCGCCTAGTCGATCGCGGGACGCCGCGCTCGCGCCTCAAGGGCAGCTGGGCCGGCGCCACCGGCTTTCCGCAGTTCATGCCCTCCAACGTCCTTCGCCTCGCCACCGACGGCGACGGCGACGGCAGCGCCAATATCTGGAACAGCGAGATGGACGGCCTCGCCTCGATCGCCGCCTATCTTCAGGACGCCGGCTGGAAGCCCGGGATTCACTGGGGCGTTCCAGTCAGAGTCCCCGCCGCCCTCAACCGAGCCGCTCTCCAAACCACGCTGGTTCCGCCGCGCTGCCCGCAGGTGTTCCGGCGCCACAGCCGCTGGCTGACGATGCGCGAATGGCGTCAGCTAGGCGTCCAGCCGACCGGACGCAGCCTGCCCGACGGGGAGATGGCGACCCTGATCGAGCCCGACGGGCAAGGCGCCACCGCCTACCTGCTAAGCGGCAATTACCGCGCGATCCTCGATTATAATTGCTCCAACTTTTACGCCCTGTCGGTCGGCCTTCTCGCCGATCGGATCGCGGCGGGGCGATAAGGCCTTCAAGCCTCCACCAGGGGCGGCTACGACGGGGCCATGAATCGCCCCCACATCCTTGCCGCCCTGTTCCTCGCCACCGCTGCCAGCGCCACCGTCGCCGCGGCGCCGCCGTTCGACACCCCGGCGCGGGTCGCCTATCTCGTCGACCTGTCGTCGGGCGCCGAACTGCTCGCCAAGGACGCGGACAAGCCGATGCCGCCCGCCTCCATGGCCAAGATGATGACCAGCGAGGTGGCCTTCGAGCTGATCAAGTCGGGCCAGCTGCCCCTGTCCAAGATGTGCACCGTGCGCCCCGAAACCTGGAAGCAGTGGCACAGCGCCGGCTCGACCATGTTCCTGTCGGTCAACGAGCAGGTCAGCGTCGAAAACCTTCTCCACGGCATCGTCACGTTGTCGGGCAATGACGCCAGCGTGGTGCTCGCCGAATGCATCGCCGGGACCGAGCAGGCCTTCGCCACCCAGATGAACGCGCTCGCCAAGCGTCTCGGCATGAAGAACAGCCGCTTCTGCAACGCCACGGGCTGGCCCGACGAAGGCTGCACCGTCACCACCGCGCGCGACCTTGCGATACTCGCCCGCGCCTCAATTGAGCGTCACCCCAAGCTCTACAAGCAATTCTACGGGCAGCCCAAGTTCACCTGGGGCAAGACCCTGGGCGCGGGCGCGGACATCACGCAGGCCAATCGTAATCCAATCCTTGGCGTCATCCCCGGCGCCGACGGGCTCAAGACCGGCCACACCGACGAAGCGGGTTACGGCTTCACCGGTTCGGCCGAGCAGAACGGACGGCGCCTCGTCATGGTGCTGGCCGGGCTCGACAGCTTCACTGGGCGCATTTCCGAATCCAACCGGCTGATGAGTTGGGGCTTCGGCGCCTGGCAGTCGCGCCCGCTATTCGCCGCCAATGCCGCGGTCGGCTCCGCCCGCGTCCAGCTTGGCGACGCCGCCGAGGTCTTGCTGGTCGCCCCGCGTGCGATCGCGGTCACCTATCCCGCCGGCACCGTCGGCGGCGAGCCCAGGTTGCGGATCGCCTACAACGGACCGCTCAAGGCCCCGATCGCCAAGGGCGCCGAAGTCGCGCAATTGATCGTCACTACTCCCGACGGCACCGTCCAGCGCATGCCGCTGGTCGCCGCGGAAGCGGTCGGCGAGGCCGGCTTCTTCGGCCGCCTGTGGCTCGGCTTGAAGCAACTCGTGGGCGCCGCCTGAACCCGGTGACCAGGGGCCGGTTCATCACGCTCGAAGGCGGGGAGGGGGTCGGTAAGACCACCCAGCTGCATGCGCTCGCCGAGGCGCTTCGGGCCCGCGGACTCGACGTGGTCACGACCCGCGAACCCGGCGGCAGTGAGGGCGCCGAGGCGATCCGACGCCTGCTGCTCGAAGGGGGCGAGGATCGCTGGAGCGCACCCGCCGAAGCCCTGCTGTTCGCGGCAGCCCGGACCGACCATCTCGACAAATTGATCCGGCCCGCTCTGCTGGCCGGACAGTGGGTCATCTCCGACCGCTTCCTCGACAGCTCGCTCGCCTACCAGGGCGGCGCCGGGGGGCTCGGCATCACCGAGGTTCGCTCGATCAACGCGTTCGGGATCGGCGACACCTTTCCCGACCGCACCCTACTCCTGCTCCACCCGGACGGGGCGGAGCGCGCGCTGGCCCGCGATGGCGACAAGGCCGACCGTATCGGCGGCCGTCCCGGCAGCTATCACCAGGCGGTCGAGGCATCGTTCCGCGCCATCGCCGCCGCCGAGCCCGAGCGGGTCCGCCTGATCGACGCCGCCGGAAACCCGCAAGAAGTTACCGCCCGCCTGCTCGCCGCTCTTGAGGACCTGCTGTGACCATCCTCGGCCAGGATCGCGCAGTCGCCGCCTTCCGTTCGGCGATGGACAGCGGCAGCCTGCATCATGCCTGGCTGCTGGCCGGCCCCCGCGGAGTGGGGAAGGGGAGCTTCGCCCGCGCTGCCGCCCGCCGGGTGATCGCCCAGGCCGGCGGTCCGCCGGTCGACCTGCCCGGCCTCGATACGCCGCCCGACCATCGCATGGTGCGGCTGCTCGACGCCGGTAGCCACCCCGACTTCCGCCTGATCAAGCGCGAGGCGCATGAGACCGGCACGAGGAAAGGCGAGCTCCGCCGCGGCATCGTCATCGACCAGGTCCGCAAGCTGCAGGAGCTGTTCGCGGTCGCCCCGAGCCTCGGTGATTGGCGGGTGGCGATCATCGATTGCATGGACGAGCTCGAGCCGCAGGCCGCGCAGGCGCTTCTGAAGACGCTCGAAGAACCCCCGGCCAAGAGCCTGTTTCTGCTGGTTTCCCATTCGCCCGGACGGCTGCTTCCCACCATCCGTTCGCGCTGCCGCCGTCTCGATTTCACCGCGCTCGACACCGCGTCGATGGACACCATCCTCGCGGCGCAACGGCCGCAACTATCAGCCGAGGAGCGCGCTCGCCTGATCCCACTTGCGGGTGGTTCGGCGGGGCGCGCGATCGACTATGCCGAACTCGACCTCGGCCCGCTGGCGCAGGAAGCGCTTGCCATCCTCCGCCAGGGCGACCCCGACAACGTCCGCCGCGCGCGCCTCGCCTCCAGCCTCGCACTCAAGGCGGCGGCCCCGCGCTACGCCGCCTTCCTCGACATGGTCCCGCCCTTGCTTGCCGCCGAAGCCCGCTCGGCCGACGGCTCCCGCCGTCTGCGCGCCGCTGAGGCCTATGAAAAGGCACGCGAGACGGCCACTCTGGCGCCGCGCCTGTCGCTCGACCCGGCCTCGACCGTGTTCGCGCTCGGCACCATCATGGCCGGCGTCGCGCACGGCTAGGCCCGCTCTTCCGCTCCGGGCCTCGCGCCCCTAAAGCGCTTTCGACATGTCCGAACCCTTCTACATCACCACCGCCATCGCCTATCCCAATGGCCGTCCCCACATCGGCCACGCCTATGAGGCAATCGCCGCCGACGTTATCGCCCGCTTCATGCGGGCCCAAGGCCGCGACGTGCGCCTGGTCACCGGCACCGACGAACATGGCCTGAAGATGGTCCAGACCGCCCGCGGGAAGAACCGCGATACGCTCGTGTTCGCCGACGAAATGTCGGGTCATTTCCGTGCGATGTGCGAAGCTCTTGCGATCAGCTATGACGCTTTCGTCCGCACCACCGAACAACGTCACCACTCCGCCAGCATCGCGTTGTGGAAGGCGATGGAGGCCAATGGCGACCTCTACCTCGACCGCTACGAAGGTTGGTATTCGGTCCGTGACGAAGCCTATTATGACGAAAAGGAACTGATCCCGGGCGAGGGTGGCGAGAAGCTGTCCCCGCAGGGCACGCCGGTCGAATGGACGGTGGAAGAAAGCTGGTTCTTCAAGCTGTCCGCCTACGCCGACCACCTGCTCGCCCACTACGAGGCCAACCCCGACTTCATCCGTCCTGAAAGCCGCCGCAACGAGATCGTCCGCTTCGTCGAAGGCGGTCTCAAGGACCTGAGCGTCAGCCGCACCAGCTTCGACTGGGGTGTCCCGGTCCCGGGCTCGCCCGGGCACGTCATGTATGTCTGGGTCGATGCGCTCACCACTTACATGACCGGCGTCGGTTTCCCCGACGACCGCGCAGAGTATGACCGCTTCTGGCCCGCTGACCTCCATCTCATCGGCAAGGACATCGTCCGCTTTCACGCGGTCTACTGGCCCGCCTTCCTGATGAGCGCCAAGTTGCCGCTGCCCAAGGCGCTGTTCGGCCACGGCTTCCTGCTCGCCCGCGGCGAGAAGATGTCGAAAAGTCTCGGCAACGTGGTCGACCCGATGGCGCTGGCCGACACTTACGGCGTCGACTCCCTGCGCTATTTCCTGATGCGCGAAGTCAGCTTCGGGCAGGACGGCAGCTATTCGGACGAAGCGATCGTCACCCGCTGCAATGCCGAACTCGCCAACAGCTTTGGCAACCTCGCGCAGCGCACCTTCTCGATGATCGTGAAGAACCTCGACGGCGCCGTGCCGCCCGCCGGTTCCGCTGCCGACGATGCCGCGCTCCTCGCCAAGGTCGCCGAAGCCGAGGACGGCGCCAAGGCCCGCTTCGCCGATTACGACTTCTCCGCCGGGCTCGAAGCCTGGATGACTGCGGTGTTCGCTGCCAACGCCTATGTCGACGCGCAGGCACCGTGGGCGCTGCGCAAGACCGACCCGGCGCGGATGGCCGAGGTCCTCGGCACCCTCGCGGTCGCTGTCGAGCGTCTCGGTGCGGTCGTCGCTCCGGTCGTCCCCGGCTCCATCGCCAAACTTGACGCCTATCTCGCTGAAGGCCGCGCCGCTGGCCGCCTGTCGTCGCCGAGCCCGATCTTCCCCCGCCTCGAACTGGTTCCTGCGGAGGAGGCCGAGTCGTGACCCTGATCGACAGCCACTGCCACCTCAACTACCCGGGCCTAGTCGAGCGCGAAGACGAAGTGCTGAACAGCGCCCGCGCCCGCGGCGTCTCAGGCTTCCTTAATATCTCGACCCGCCAGCGCGAATGGGCCGAGGTCGTCGCGGCGACCGAGCGTCACCCCGACGTCTGGGCCTCGATCGGCGTCCACCCTCACGAAGCCGACGCCCACCCCGACCTGGGCACCGCCGCGCTGGTCGAGGCTGCTGCGCATTCTCGGGTCGTCGCCATCGGCGAATGCGGGCTCGATTATTATTACGACAAGTCCGACCGTGACAGCCAAAAGGCCCGCTTCCGCGCCCAGATTGAGGCCGCTCGCCAGGCCGACCTCCCGCTCATCATCCACACCCGCGACGCCGAGGAGGACACCGCCGCGATCCTCACCGAGGAGGCCGCGAGGGGAGGGGTGAGGGGTGTCCTGCACTGCTTCACCGGTACCCAGTGGCTGGCCGACCGGGGGCTCGACATCGGCTTGTATGTCTCGCTGTCCGGCATCGTCACCTTCAAGAATGCCAAGGACTTGCAGGCCATCGCCAAGACCATCCCTGTAGACCGCCTGCTGGTCGAGACTGACTCGCCTTTCCTTGCCCCAGTGCCCAACCGCGGCAAACAGTGCGAGCCGGCGTTCGTCGCTGATACCGCCGCCTTTGTCGCCGGCCTGCGCGACGTTTCGCCCGATCAGCTGGCGGCGACCACCACCGCCAATTTCTTCCGCTTGTTCAACAAGGCGGCGCCAGCCCGGTGAAGCTGCGCATTCTCGGTTCGGGCACCAGCTCGGGCGTACCCCGGATCGGTAACGACTGGGGCAGCGTCGATCCTGCCGAACCGAAAAATCGCCGGCTGCGGGCCTCAGCGCTGGTTACTCTTGGCGCAGAGCGGATCCTGATCGACGCCGGTCCCGACCTGCGCGAACAGCTCAACGCCGCCGGGGTGGGGGAGGTCGACCGGGTCGTCATCACCCACGACCATGCTGACCACATCCACGGCCTCGACGACCTGCGCCAGGTCGCCCACAATCGCGGCGATCAGGTTCCGGTCCACGGCCGCGCCGACCTTTTCGATCGGCTGCACTCGCGCTTTCATTACCTATTCAATGGCAATGCGCTCTATCCGGCGGTCTGCCGCACCCACCACATCGACGGCGACTGGAACATCGATGGCACGCGCGTGCGTTTCGTAGATCAGCCGCACGGCCGCATTACCAGCCTCGGCCTGCGCTTTGACGAGGGGGAGAGGAGCCTCGTCTACGCCATCGACTATGTCGAGCTGACCGACGCCATGGCGTCACTTTACGAGAGCGCTGACATCTGGGTGTCGGACTGTCTGCGCCGCCGCCCGCATCCCACTCATGCCCATCTCGACGCCGTGCTCGGCTGGGCGCGCGACCTCAAGGTGGGTCACCTGGTCTTGTCGCACCTCGACAACAGCATGGACCATGCCCAACTAGTGTCCGAACTGCCTGACTGGGTCGAACCGGCCTTCGACGGGCTCGAGCTGGAGCTTTGATTTCAACGCGATGGACGACGGCCAGCTTCCCAACGCCCTGATCTTGCTGGTCATGCTGGTATTCATCGCCACCAGCCTGGTCGGACGCGGCCTCAGCGCCGGCAAGGCGGCCAGGATGGGCTTCGCGTGGATCGGCATCTTTGCGGTCGTCTTTGCCCTGTTCGCCTTTCGCGTCGAGTTCGGAGCGATCGGTGCGCGGCTGGAAAGCGAGGCGCTGGGCGATGCTCCGGCGGAGGTCAGCGGCGGCGCGGTGCGTATTGCCAAGCGCGACGATGGCCACTTCTGGGTCGACGGCAAGGTCAACGACCGTGAAGCCCGCTTCCTGGTCGACAGCGGCGCCACAACCACGACTATCTCGGCTGATCTCGCGACCGCCGCCGGTCTCGAGCCCGGGATGCGCGGCAATGTCGTCAGCACCGCCAACGGCTCCGTGTTCATGCCGCGCGTGACCGCCGGACTGGTCGAGATCGGCCCGATCCGTCGCGTCGACAAGTCGGTCAACATCAACCCCAATGACGGCGTCAACGTGCTCGGAATGGACTTTCTGTCCAGCCTCAGCAGCTGGGGCGTGCAGGGCAACACCCTGGTCCTGCAGCCTTGATGGTGACCAACGATCTCCAGCTTGGCGGGCTTTACCTGCTGATGGCCGTCATGCTGGTCGCGGGTGCGCTGATCGGCCGGCGCGCTCCGCTCGCCAAGGGCATTACGTCGGTGCTGGCGTTCCTGGTCATCTTCGGCGCAGGCTTCATTGTCTTCAGCTTCCGTGACGATCTCAATTATGTCGCGCAGCGGCTGGAGGCCGAGGCGACCGGCAAGCCGGTCCAGCTCGCCGGCGACGTCATTCGCGTGCCACTGGCGGTCGATGGCCATTTCTGGATCCAGGCCGAAGTGAACGGCGTGCCGGTGGACTTCCTGATCGACAGCGGCGCGACCATGACCACCGTCGGGCGCAAGACCGCGGCGCTGGCCGGACTGCCGATCAGCGACCAGCGCAATCAATTGGTCCGAACCGGCAACGGCCTGATCCGCGTCGCCAGCGGCCGCGCAGACACCGTCAGCGTGGGCGATATCGAACGCCGCAACGTCCGCATGTTCATTGCCGACGGAGACGAGCTCAATGTGTTGGGCATGAATTATCTCACCAGTCTGACCCGCTGGAGCGTGGAAGGGCGCTGGCTGGTGTTGGAAGGCTGACCCCTAGTTTCCAACCAGCGCTTTACATAATATATATTATCAGACTGACGGAGTGTTCTGATTGGTTTGTCCTCGGCCCTTGGCGACGAGTGCCGATTGCTTCCGCGGCGTGTTCCCCGCAAGAACTGCCCATGACGCACTCCACCGCGATCCAGCCCGATGCTTTAGATGCCCTAGCACGGCTTATGGCCGTCATGGTCCGGCTGCGTGATCCCGAGCACGGCTGCGAGTGGGACAGGGTCCAGACCTTCGCGACCATCGCGCCCTATACGATCGAGGAAGCTTACGAGGTCGCCGATGCGATCGCGCGCGACGATCTCCACGACCTCAAGGACGAACTCGGTGATCTCGCGCTGCAGATCGTCTTCCACGCCCAGATGGCTGCCGAGGACGGGCAGTTCACCTTGTCCGAAGTTCTCGACGGCATCAGCGACAAGATGGAGCGTCGCCATCCGCATATCTTCGGTGACGATCCGACCGGCGGTCATCATCGCTGGGAAGAGATCAAGGCGGCCGAGCGCGCCGCCAAGGCGGACGATCCGAGCGTGCTTGCCGGCGTCGCACTTGCGCTTCCGGCGCTCGAACGCGCCGCCAAGCTGCAGAAACGTGCCGCTCGAACCGGTTTCGATTGGCCCGACGTTGAAGGTCCGCGGGCCAAGATACTGGAAGAACTCGAAGAAGTCGCCGGAGCGACGAACGACGAGGAGCGCGAGGAGGAAATCGGCGACCTTCTGTTTGCCGTGGTCAACCTCGCTCGCTTCCACGGGATCAATCCCGAGGAAGCCCTACGCAAGGGCAATGCCAAATTCGAGCGCCGCTTTCGCGCAATCGAAGCCGCTCCCGGCTTCACCGGCATGACCCTCGACGAGCAGGAGCAACTCTGGATCGCGCAGAAGGCGCGCTGAGATGCGGGTCGCGCTGTTCGAGCCCGAGATCGCGGGCAATGTCGGTGCGGTGCTTCGGCTAGGCGCTTGCCTGGGCGTGCCGGTCGACCTGATCGAGCCGATGGGCTTCGCCTGGGACGATCGCCGGGTGCGGCGGACGGCGATGGACTATATCGACCAAGTCGAGATCACTCGACACCGCGACTTCGCCGCTTTCCGGGAGGCCAACCCCGCCGGGCGCCTCGTCCTCTTTTCGAGCAAGGCCACGCTGTCGCCCTATCACCAAGCCTTCAAAGCCGACGATATCCTGCTGTTCGGTAAGGAAAGTGCAGGCGTTCCGGCGAATATCGCCGAGCAGTGCGAGGTCCACCTCCGAATTCCGATGCGCCCGCAGGTTCGTTCGCTCAACCTCGCCACATCGGCTGCGCTGGCGGTAGGAGAAGCACTCCGCCAGACGGGAGGATTCCCTCCGTCCTGACGGACTTGGCACGCTACAGGCCCTGCCAGCGTTGCCAATTCTCGGGACTGAGCCGCACCACGACGAACATTTCGTCGCCCTCGTTGCGGCTGTCGAGCACCTCGCCGCGGCTGTGCAGCCAGGCGAGCTTGCCGCCCTCTCCCGCCGACAGCCGGAGGTGATGAACCGTGGCGCCTTCGCGCAGCAGATCGGCGACGCGTCCCGCCAGCCGGTCCTCCCCCTCACCGGTTAGTGCCGACAGGGTGATGACGTCATCGCGCCGGTCGGCCTCATTCTCGACCGCGGCGCGCTCGTCGCCCGTGATCAGGTCGACCTTGTTCCACACCTCCAGCCGCGGCGGGCTGTCCTCCCCTTCCCCCAGTCCGAGGTCGGCGAGCACCTGCTCGACGTCCGCCTTTTGCGCATCGCTGTCGGGATGGTGGATGTCGCGCACATGGAGGATGAGGTCGGCCGAGGCCACCTCTTCCAGCGTCGCTCGGAAAGCCGCGACCAGCTCGGTCGGCAGGTTAGACACGAAGCCCACCGTGTCCGACAGGATCGCCTTGTCGAACCCGGGCAGCTGGATCTCGCGCATGGTCGGATCGAGCGTCGCGAACAGCAGATCCTCGGCCAGCACGGTGGCGCGGGTCAGGCGATTGAACAGGGTCGACTTGCCGGCATTGGTGTAACCGACCAGCGCGATCACCGGCCACGGCGCCCTCTTGCGGCGATCGCGGTGCAGCGCGCGGGTACGCTTGACCTGTTCGAGCTCCTTGCGGATCCGGGCCATGCGGTCGCGGATCAGGCGGCGATCGGCCTCGATCTGGGTTTCGCCCGGTCCGCCGAGAAAGCCGAAGCCGCCGCGCTGGCGCTCGAGGTGGGTCCAGCTGCGCACCAGCCGCCCGGCCTGATAGTCGAGATGGGCAAGTTCGACCTGCAGCCGCCCTTCCGCCGTGGCGGCACGCTCGCCGAAGATCTCGAGGATCAGGCCGGTCCGGTCGATCACCTTCGCCTTGGTGCCGTCCTCGAGATTTTTCTGCTGCACCGGTGTCAGCGCCGCATCGACCACCAGCACCTTGGCCTCGGCCGCTTCGGCGAGCGACGCGATCTCCTCGACCTGGCCCTTGCCGAATAAGGTAGCGGGTCTCGGCTGGCGAATACGGAAGGACACGCGGTCGACGACGTCGAGGCTGATCGCCTCCGCCAATCCTGCTGCCTCGTCCAGACGTGCATCGGTGGTCCGGGCGTTGGTTTCACCCGAGCGATCGGGAAGCACCACCAGCGCCCGCTCGCCGCGGCGCAGGCCGTCCCCGCCGGCACGATCGAAGCCAGTGCTCATCGCCTCGGCTCCTCACCGTCGCCATCGGGATCGGCCGCGCCGAGCTGGAGCGAGGTCGCCGGCTGCATGGTCGACACCG
Above is a window of Sphingomonas glaciei DNA encoding:
- the hflX gene encoding GTPase HflX, with the translated sequence MSTGFDRAGGDGLRRGERALVVLPDRSGETNARTTDARLDEAAGLAEAISLDVVDRVSFRIRQPRPATLFGKGQVEEIASLAEAAEAKVLVVDAALTPVQQKNLEDGTKAKVIDRTGLILEIFGERAATAEGRLQVELAHLDYQAGRLVRSWTHLERQRGGFGFLGGPGETQIEADRRLIRDRMARIRKELEQVKRTRALHRDRRKRAPWPVIALVGYTNAGKSTLFNRLTRATVLAEDLLFATLDPTMREIQLPGFDKAILSDTVGFVSNLPTELVAAFRATLEEVASADLILHVRDIHHPDSDAQKADVEQVLADLGLGEGEDSPPRLEVWNKVDLITGDERAAVENEADRRDDVITLSALTGEGEDRLAGRVADLLREGATVHHLRLSAGEGGKLAWLHSRGEVLDSRNEGDEMFVVVRLSPENWQRWQGL
- a CDS encoding retropepsin-like aspartic protease family protein; amino-acid sequence: MVTNDLQLGGLYLLMAVMLVAGALIGRRAPLAKGITSVLAFLVIFGAGFIVFSFRDDLNYVAQRLEAEATGKPVQLAGDVIRVPLAVDGHFWIQAEVNGVPVDFLIDSGATMTTVGRKTAALAGLPISDQRNQLVRTGNGLIRVASGRADTVSVGDIERRNVRMFIADGDELNVLGMNYLTSLTRWSVEGRWLVLEG
- a CDS encoding tRNA (cytidine(34)-2'-O)-methyltransferase, which translates into the protein MRVALFEPEIAGNVGAVLRLGACLGVPVDLIEPMGFAWDDRRVRRTAMDYIDQVEITRHRDFAAFREANPAGRLVLFSSKATLSPYHQAFKADDILLFGKESAGVPANIAEQCEVHLRIPMRPQVRSLNLATSAALAVGEALRQTGGFPPS
- the mazG gene encoding nucleoside triphosphate pyrophosphohydrolase, translated to MAVMVRLRDPEHGCEWDRVQTFATIAPYTIEEAYEVADAIARDDLHDLKDELGDLALQIVFHAQMAAEDGQFTLSEVLDGISDKMERRHPHIFGDDPTGGHHRWEEIKAAERAAKADDPSVLAGVALALPALERAAKLQKRAARTGFDWPDVEGPRAKILEELEEVAGATNDEEREEEIGDLLFAVVNLARFHGINPEEALRKGNAKFERRFRAIEAAPGFTGMTLDEQEQLWIAQKAR